The segment CGGACCGTCCAGCAGTTCAACCCCGACCGATCGTCCCGCCGGCTCGCCTTCGGCCAGCCGGACCCGTTTCGCCAGCTCCTCCGGTTTCTGATCGCGCGGATGCGGGATGAGCACGGTCGCGAGCACGACATTCTCGCCCAGTTCGAAATGCTGGGAGGCCACTTGGTAAAGGGCCAGCTCGTCCTGGTAGTAGCGCCTCTCGGGCTCCACCCCTTCTATCCGGAAGTGGGTGAGGGGGAAGACGATCAGCAGATGGTGGTCCGTTGAAAGGGCATGGTACTGGAGGGAGTCGTAGACTGTATCGTACCAGTGGTCGCCGGAGGCGAGAATTTTCCGCGTGTGCCACAGGGCAGCTGCAGTGAAGTACCCCTCAACGGTCGCCTTGACGATGTCGAAGACGACGAATGCCTCCGGCCTCTTAACGTACACGAGCACCCGATCCCACTCGTAGCCGAGCTTATCGTCGATCAGGCGGGTCCGGCTGTAGTCGAATTCCGGAAGGGTTAGGAAATCGATCTTCTGGGTGCGGACCCGACGGTAGGCGCCGGAGTTGTGCAGGAAATCGAGGAGACGCTGCGGCTCTACGGCGCCTCGGAAGCTCAGACGCGCCTCGCCTTCCCTCTGGCCCATCCAGATCTTCTCCTGCCGCACACAGACCCGGTTGTGGAAATAATCCTGGCGGTAGGCGCCAAAGGGTCCGCTGGGCATGTAATCGCGGTAGCCCCCGTCGTGGAGGAGGAAGCTGCCGCCTGCGAGCAAGGCTACGATGCTATTCTCGTCGGCGTGGCCGTGGGTTACCTTTTCTTCTTCGATAGGGATGGTATCACGCAGATAGTCCTTGAACACGATCCCGCCGTCCCCCTCATCCTTGTAGTTGAGCAAGAGGTAGGTGGATCCGGACTCCCAGCCGTTTCGGAACACGATCTTCTTGCCCTGCACGTCCTCCATCACTTCCAAGCTCAGTTCGCGTGGTGGCTGCGGCTGGAGGTCGTCCGTCATCCAGCGGTAGCAATCCGTCAAAATATAGCCGAGGTCGGTGGACCGTGCGGGGACATCCCTCCGGATGAAGCGGCGGGCGATGGTCTCGGCTGCCCACTTGAGGCCGGGATCCCGGTAGGCAGAAGCCGCTGCCTCGAAGAAAGCCAGGAAGCGTGGCCAGCTGCTGTCGAAATGGGAGTCCCCGAAGTCCGGGATCATGCCGTGGGGGCTCATCAGGTGCAGGAAGTACTTGGCGTAGTAGTACATTTCGGGGGTACGGAACAGCTCGTCAAGCTTCCCTATGGCCTCTGCGTAGCTCACGAGGGAATAGAGCCAGACGCCATGGTAGAGGGTAGCGTCCTCGATCTCCCAATTGCCCCAGTTGTCGTACATCATGGCGTCGCAGTACATCTGCCAGTAGCGGCTGCGCGGGTGATCGGGGAGGAGACGTGCGGCCAGAGCCAGAGATTCCCCTCGCAAGGCGGTCCGGTTCATCGGACCCCATTCCTGCGTCCTCAGCATAAACTCGGCCGCGTCGGCGATAATGGCCTCGATTTGGCGCTGTTCGGACGCCGTAAGGGCGCCGCCTCGCTTGAGGCGCTCGTAGGCCCTCAAGTAGCGCATGCAATTGAACATGTTCGGGAGCGCAGGAATGCCGTCGCTGTACTCAGGCCTGACCTTTGCCGCCGCGGCAGGAAAGTACTTCCGGAAATCCCCGTAGGTGAGGAGAACCTTCTTGGCGCGCTCGGCGTAGACGGCGTTCCCTTCCAGCTCGTACAGGAACGAATAGATCCCGGCCATGTCCAGAAACCAGCCTGGGTCCTGGTAGCCGAAGGGGCTTTGCGGGTCCATAGTGGAGCGCCAGCGCTCAGCCAGCGAGTCGTAGTGGTCCCATACCCAGTCGGCTGCTTCCCGCGCGTATCTCAGACAGTCGTCCTTCCGGAACGTCTGTGCCGAAGCGCTCGCCCCCGCGACAAACACGCAGACCAGAATCGTACCCAATGTCTTGCTCATTCATGCCTCCTCGGGTCTCACGCTTTTCCATGCCGGTTCCACCGGGCTATCCTGGAGCAAGAGGGTTGGGTAGCCCCCTCACTTCACGAGCTGAGCGATCTGCTTGAACTCGGGCGTGCCAGCCAATTCCAGGAGCTCAAAAAGGACGCTTTCGGTGGTCGTTACGACCACGCCCGAGCGCCTCATTCGCTCCAAAGCCATCTGCCAGTCGAGCTCTCGCCGAGAGGAGACGGCGTCGGCGGGCACGTGCACCTGGTATCCCAGGTGGAGCATGTCGAGCGCTGTCTGCAGAACGCAGACGTGCGCCTCGATCCCGCACAGAACGATCTGGAAGAGCTCCCTCTGCTTCAGCTCCTGAAGCAGGGGCTCCACACCGCAGCAACTGAAGTGGAGCTTCTCGTACGGCTGGATCCCGCCCATCAACTCCCGCAGACTGGGGAGGGTCGGGCCAAGCCCCTTCGGGTACTGTTCCGTCGCGAAGATGGGTCGTTCAAGGAGGCGAAAGCCTTGGATCAACTTCCTCACCGCGGCTTCCACCCTTTCCTTCTCCCACATCACCGGATAGAGCCTTTCCTGCACATCCACAACCAACAGCGCTGCCTGGTCTCTGCGCAGAAGGAGAGGATGACGAGATCGGGTTGGCAATCGAACACCTCCGTTGTGTCTGTTGCTTCCTTCGGTACTTTGTGGAATCAGCTTCCTACGCCGTCTTCCGCCTCCGGCTCACCGAAACCTAAATCGTCCTCAGGAAGGGGTCCCTGCACACGCGCCGACTCGAAAATGCCCACTGGGCTGCAGCAGCAAGATTCCTTTCTCCCGTCAGTCGGTTTTCGAACGCAGGCCAAAGAGCTGCTCGGCGTTCTTTCCGAGGATCTTCTCCTTCTCCGCGTCGGACAGGTGCGCCCCCAGTACTTGTCCGAGCTTCCAACGCGGGTCCAGAAAGGGCATGTCGCTTCCGAAAACGACACGCTCGGCCCCCACCGCTTTCACCATCCGCTCCAGGATCCCGAAGGCGACTCGGGAGCCCGATATCTCAAGGTAAAGATTCGGTACCTTCCTCGCAACTTCGATGGCGGCAGCCATCCCTTCCGGCGTTCCCCCGGAGTGGCCGAGGAGGATTCTGGCGTGCGGGTACGCTCTTCCCACCGCCTCGAAACGCCACGGATCGTCCTCCGGCGTGCCGTGCCAACTGTGGCTAAGCACAACCAGCCCGCGCTGGTGCGCGATCTCCCACATCGGCCGGTAGTCAGCCCCGTCCACGGGAAAACCGTGGGTGCTCGGCGCGATCTTGATGCCCAAGAACGCAGGATGCGCCAATCGCCTCAACAGCTCCTCCAGTGCCCTCTCCACCCCCAAGGCGGGGTTGTACACGCAGTAGCCGTAGAACCGTTGCGGATAGTCCTGGGAGGCTCGGAAGACTGCGTCGTGGCCTTCCTCGGGCTCCCCAGCCCATGCCGCAAAGGGCGCCGCCACGCAGCAACAAATCCCCAGGCGATCCATCAGATCGATCATCGCCGCCGGGCTGCCCCCCTGGGGGATGTAAAACTCCGCCAGGTCCCCGAGATGGGCGTGAGCATCCACGATACGAACGTCGCGCAGATTCTCCCCCCTCAGCCAGGCTTCCCAGAGCGCGGAGTGGGTCACGCGGGAAGTCTCAGAAGACGGGCCAAATTCCGCCACGCGATGTCCTCCAGCCATTCCCAGGAGAGATCTGCCCACCGCACAGCCGATACCGTCGCACAGGCGTCGAAATCGGGAAGGGCACTGCCGAAGAGCAATCGGTGCGAGCCGAAGCGCTCAGCCAAGTCCTCCAACCCGCGGAACGTCTGGTAAAAGGAGATCTCCAGGAACAGATTGTCGAAGCGTTCCAGGAGGGGGTACAGGAGCCGGGCGTCGCGATACCAGGGCCGAAGGAGGACGATCCGAAGGCCGGAATGATCCCTTAGGAGTCCGGACAACTCCTCCAGCTCGATCTCGTCTGCGGAAACGAGCACAGGGTAACCGCCCTCGTCCAGCGCATTGAGGAGCTCTCCCACCCAGATCTCGCCCAGCCGAAAGCGGTGAGCCCGTGGGCAAAGACGAACCGCTCGCGCTCCGCCCTCGGCGAGATAGGCCAGGAGCTCTTCACCTCGCGGCATTTCGCCCGTGTGGTGAGGCAGGGCTACAAAACACGGTACGAGTTCCGGATGCTGGCGGCAAAGCCCGGCGGCCCTGCGGTTTCCTTCCCAGGGGTCGAGCTCGAGGGCGTAGGCGTGGGTCACCAGAGCGCGTTCGATTCCGCAGCTCTGGAACACCTGAAGAAGCTCTCCTACACTCAGGCGCGTCTCCGGACGCTGACGCTGGCTGGAACCCACCCGGCAGTGACCGTCGTAGAACCGCAGCCTTCCGGGCATGGCTTCCTCACACCGGGTTGGGCACATCCACAAACTCCGCCTCCAAGCCGAGCCTTTCGGCCAGATGCAGCGCCAGAGCCTGGACTCCTACCCTTTCCGTCGCGTGATGTCCGAGAGCGACCAGGTGCATCCGCGCCTCGCGGACCAGGTTCCAGGCCGGCTCGGCCGCCTCGCCGGTCAGAAACAGGTCCACGCCCAGCCGGATCGCTTCCGGGACGTACTTGCCCCCACCTCCGGCCAGAATTGCCACCTTGCGGATCGTCCCTGGCCCCTCCCGCACGATCAACGCCCGCTCGCTGAGGGGACCGTAGAGCTCCTCGGCGCGGTGCAGCAGCTCCTCCAGGCTGAGGCCGTCGCACGTACCGACAATTCCGACTTCCAGGAAAGGCTGCCAGTCCCTGAGTCCGAGTGCCCTGGCTGCTACGGCGTTGTTTCCCAGTTCCGGATGCTTGTCCAGAGGGAGATGGTAGGCGAAAAGGTTTAGGTCGTGCTGGAGGAGGAGGCGGACACGCTCCCGCAGCGGCCCCCAAAGGCGGGGGTCCTGTCCTTGCCAGAAGAGGCCGTGGTGGACCAGGACGGCATCGGCCCTCGTCTGGGCCGCGAACTGGAACAGCTCCGCACAGGCCGAGACCCCCAGCACGATCCGCCGAATCTCAGCCCGCCCCTCCACCTGAAGCCCGTTGAGACTATAGTCCTGGATCTCGCGCACTTTGAGGAGGTCATCCAGATACTGAAGAAGATCGTTTCGGTGCATTCGGGATTCCTCGTGGCTGGAACGCTCAAGGGACCAATATGCCCGTAGCGGCCTATCGGAGCTCCGCCAGAACTTCTTCGAGAATGAGAAGGGCTTTCTCCACGAGGGTGGGCGTGGCCTGCCGACCCATGTGGCCCAGCCGGAACACCAGACCGGCCAGCGGTCCCAGGGAGCCACCCACCACCAGGCCTCTCTGCCGCAGCCGCCGGTCCAGCTCCGGCCAGGAGACGCCGGGAGGAAGCTTGACCGCGGTGACGGTCGGCGAGCAGATCGTTTCCGTGCGGGGGAAGAGCTCCAACCCCAGCTCGCGGATCCCCTGCCGGCAGCGCTCGGCCGAAAGACGATGGCGCTCCCAGACATCCTCCAGCCCCTCGTCCAGAACGCGACCGACGGCCCGGTGGAGAGCTGCCAGAGCGTGCCAGTTGGGTGTGTAGGGGAACCAGCGGCGCTCCAGGGCGTCGCGCCAGGGGGCCAGCGCATCATAGCCCTGGTAGCCGACCTCCGCCACGATCGGCCAGGCCTTTTCGCTAACCGCAACGATGGCCAGGTCGGGCAAGGCCGAGAGCGCCTTCTGCGTGCCCACCAGGCACAGGTCGATCCCCCAGTCGTCCACGAAAAGCGGTGCACCGGCGGCGCTGGAAACCGCGTCGACGTAGAAAAGGGGCACCTCGTACTGGCGCACGATCTGGCCGATCTCCGCGATGGGGTTCAGGGTTCCGGAGGGGGTTTCGCAGTGGACGGCGGTGACCATCTTGGGCCGGGTCCTTCGCACCGCCTCGGCGACGCGTTCGGGATCGGCGGCCTCATCGTAGCCGAACCCCACAACCTCCACCTGCGCCCCGATCGAAGCAGCCATTTCCGCGATCCCATAGCCGAAGACCCCCGTGGCCACCGCGACCACCCGGTCACCGGGGCGCAAGCAGCTCTTCAGCGCGCCCCAGAGGCCTACCATCGCTTCCCCGGACATGATGGCAATGCGGTGGCGCGTTCGCAGTAGCTCCTGGAGCTGACGCTCGGTGGCCTCGTACAGGGCATAGTACTCGGGTTCCAGGTCGGCGGACCCGTAGTCCTTGGTGTAGGCCTCCAGAACCTCGTCGGCCACCGAGGTCGGTCCCGGAACCATCGGAATGGGATACGTCTCCATTCTGCCCTCCCTTAGGATCCCCGTTTCCTTGTGCCGCCGCCGGCAATCCGCGTGCCTGCGCGGCCGCCCGTCGGGACCCGCGGAGCGAACTTGCGAACCTCCCCGAACGGCCCTCCCGCAGAAGGCCTGCGTCGCCCTACGCCAGCAGAAACACCTCCAGGTTCTGCGGTCCGTGCACGCCCCGCACGAGGATCTTTTCGATGTCCGCGGTCCGACTGGATCCTGTGATGATCGTGGCCGCGGAAAAGTCTTTCTCCCCGAACCTCTGGCAAAGGGCGGGGATAACCGCGTCGAGGTCCGGGAGAAGAATCTCCGCCGAAGCGACTACGAAATGGGCAGCGGGAAGCAGGCTGAGCGAGCGAGGTCGCTGGCGACTGTGGATCAGAACCACGCTTCCGGTCTGGGCCAATAGCCAGTCAGCCCCGGTGATGCCCACGGCAGCGTCTGCCAGAAGCTCCTTCCAGTGGACACCCGGCTCGGGAGCGGTCGCCACGTGAACCTCGTCCACCCCGAACTCCCTGAGGGCCTCAGCGACGGCCTTTCCTCCCACGCACAGGCCTTCTTCCACCCAGACCGGACCCTGGCCCGCCCGACGCACCCTCTCCGCAAGTTGCTCCAGCAGACGCTCAGGCTGCCGCTCCACGAATACCCGGCCGCCCAGCTCCTCCTGCCGCGCGCGAAACAGATTCAGTAGCGATTCCCGATCCGCACCAGAGAGCCGCCGGTCACGCGACTGCCGGACCTCCGCCTCCGGGTACGACGGCCCGCCCAGGGCGACGGCGCTGCGGATCCTCTCGAGGATTCTTCTCCGGGAGCGCTCGGACACTGCTTCACCTTTGCGTTAGCGGATTGGACCTGCGAAGTCGACGGCAACTGGAACTCCTCTCGTCAAGGGCTGAGCTGGTCCGCCAGCTGCCTCCAGCGGCGATAGAAGCTGCGCCGGGCCAGCTTGGGGAAGGTGCGCGTCCTGCTCCACACCGGTAGCCGGAGATGCCGCCTGCGCGGAAGGGCAAGGCTTTGGGCTACGCGCACGAGGAGCGCGCCTGCGCGGTAAAGGCGAGGACGGCTCGCCACGAACGACCAGACACGAAAGGCCAGCCTCTCCAGCAGGCCACTGGTATTCAGGCCGCTCTGGATCCGCGCCCTGAGCTCCACAAGCAGATGGTTCACGTCGATGGCGACGGGGCAGATCTCCGCGCAGGCTCCGCAGAGGGACGAGCCAAAGGGCAGCTGGTACCCGTACTCCAGGCCCCGGTACAGCGGGGTCAGGACCGA is part of the candidate division KSB1 bacterium genome and harbors:
- a CDS encoding hydrolase; this encodes MPTRSRHPLLLRRDQAALLVVDVQERLYPVMWEKERVEAAVRKLIQGFRLLERPIFATEQYPKGLGPTLPSLRELMGGIQPYEKLHFSCCGVEPLLQELKQRELFQIVLCGIEAHVCVLQTALDMLHLGYQVHVPADAVSSRRELDWQMALERMRRSGVVVTTTESVLFELLELAGTPEFKQIAQLVK
- a CDS encoding amidohydrolase family protein, whose translation is MAEFGPSSETSRVTHSALWEAWLRGENLRDVRIVDAHAHLGDLAEFYIPQGGSPAAMIDLMDRLGICCCVAAPFAAWAGEPEEGHDAVFRASQDYPQRFYGYCVYNPALGVERALEELLRRLAHPAFLGIKIAPSTHGFPVDGADYRPMWEIAHQRGLVVLSHSWHGTPEDDPWRFEAVGRAYPHARILLGHSGGTPEGMAAAIEVARKVPNLYLEISGSRVAFGILERMVKAVGAERVVFGSDMPFLDPRWKLGQVLGAHLSDAEKEKILGKNAEQLFGLRSKTD
- a CDS encoding amidohydrolase family protein produces the protein MPGRLRFYDGHCRVGSSQRQRPETRLSVGELLQVFQSCGIERALVTHAYALELDPWEGNRRAAGLCRQHPELVPCFVALPHHTGEMPRGEELLAYLAEGGARAVRLCPRAHRFRLGEIWVGELLNALDEGGYPVLVSADEIELEELSGLLRDHSGLRIVLLRPWYRDARLLYPLLERFDNLFLEISFYQTFRGLEDLAERFGSHRLLFGSALPDFDACATVSAVRWADLSWEWLEDIAWRNLARLLRLPA
- a CDS encoding Nif3-like dinuclear metal center hexameric protein, with the translated sequence MHRNDLLQYLDDLLKVREIQDYSLNGLQVEGRAEIRRIVLGVSACAELFQFAAQTRADAVLVHHGLFWQGQDPRLWGPLRERVRLLLQHDLNLFAYHLPLDKHPELGNNAVAARALGLRDWQPFLEVGIVGTCDGLSLEELLHRAEELYGPLSERALIVREGPGTIRKVAILAGGGGKYVPEAIRLGVDLFLTGEAAEPAWNLVREARMHLVALGHHATERVGVQALALHLAERLGLEAEFVDVPNPV
- a CDS encoding alanine--glyoxylate aminotransferase family protein, which encodes METYPIPMVPGPTSVADEVLEAYTKDYGSADLEPEYYALYEATERQLQELLRTRHRIAIMSGEAMVGLWGALKSCLRPGDRVVAVATGVFGYGIAEMAASIGAQVEVVGFGYDEAADPERVAEAVRRTRPKMVTAVHCETPSGTLNPIAEIGQIVRQYEVPLFYVDAVSSAAGAPLFVDDWGIDLCLVGTQKALSALPDLAIVAVSEKAWPIVAEVGYQGYDALAPWRDALERRWFPYTPNWHALAALHRAVGRVLDEGLEDVWERHRLSAERCRQGIRELGLELFPRTETICSPTVTAVKLPPGVSWPELDRRLRQRGLVVGGSLGPLAGLVFRLGHMGRQATPTLVEKALLILEEVLAELR
- a CDS encoding lactate utilization protein; the encoded protein is MSERSRRRILERIRSAVALGGPSYPEAEVRQSRDRRLSGADRESLLNLFRARQEELGGRVFVERQPERLLEQLAERVRRAGQGPVWVEEGLCVGGKAVAEALREFGVDEVHVATAPEPGVHWKELLADAAVGITGADWLLAQTGSVVLIHSRQRPRSLSLLPAAHFVVASAEILLPDLDAVIPALCQRFGEKDFSAATIITGSSRTADIEKILVRGVHGPQNLEVFLLA